Proteins from a single region of Hymenobacter aquaticus:
- a CDS encoding TolC family protein produces the protein MRRLPLLYSRLRRVAALLLAAGCLGQPAQAQQPAPAAPTSAAARTISLEEATTLALTQNRRLAIAREQVAEAQYKEAEVHAKRFPKLTALANAGYNTNKLDITVPRGSLGVYPATGPIPAADIPISEGSHTLVLGTVQAAQPLTQLLKIRTGEQVARQEVALARTSVRQAEWQVRQGVEKLYYGLLIAQQQQQQAELSLQAARKQRYDVESAQLAGKALPAQVLGAEANIADQEQKLLAVQNQRADYAADLNLLLGLPADTPLQLLPPPSPEEALQPLQTYLSRADTANLTNRQAAQTREKAALGVKAARQQYLPDVSLTANYIRIQGSPILPRNSLLVGGLLNWNIYDFGERQAVVEQRKSQQRQARENELYTREEVAGAVQKAYRQLGQAAALVAAARKATDLRAAELKIKQDALAAGKVLPVEVLSTQATLAKAQADLLAAQLNHRLALSELLHVSGQQ, from the coding sequence ATGCGCCGACTTCCCCTACTGTATTCCCGACTGCGCCGGGTGGCCGCGCTGCTGCTGGCCGCCGGCTGCCTGGGCCAGCCCGCGCAGGCGCAGCAACCTGCCCCGGCTGCCCCGACTTCGGCTGCTGCCCGCACCATCTCGCTGGAAGAGGCCACCACGCTGGCCCTCACCCAAAACCGCCGCCTCGCTATTGCCCGCGAGCAGGTGGCGGAGGCGCAGTATAAGGAGGCGGAGGTGCACGCCAAGCGCTTTCCCAAGCTCACGGCCCTGGCCAACGCCGGCTACAACACCAATAAGCTCGACATTACCGTGCCGCGCGGGTCGCTGGGCGTGTACCCGGCCACCGGCCCCATTCCCGCCGCCGACATTCCCATCAGCGAAGGCAGCCACACCCTGGTGCTGGGCACGGTGCAGGCCGCCCAGCCGCTGACGCAGCTGCTGAAAATCCGGACCGGCGAGCAGGTGGCCCGGCAGGAGGTGGCCCTGGCCCGCACCAGCGTGCGCCAGGCCGAGTGGCAGGTGCGCCAGGGCGTGGAGAAGCTGTACTACGGCCTGCTCATTGCCCAGCAGCAGCAGCAACAGGCCGAGCTAAGTCTGCAGGCCGCCCGCAAGCAGCGCTACGACGTGGAAAGTGCCCAACTGGCCGGTAAGGCCCTGCCCGCCCAGGTGCTGGGGGCCGAGGCCAACATTGCCGACCAGGAGCAGAAGCTGCTGGCCGTGCAGAATCAGCGGGCCGACTACGCCGCCGACCTCAACCTTCTGCTGGGTTTGCCGGCCGATACGCCGCTGCAGCTGCTCCCGCCCCCCAGCCCGGAGGAAGCCCTGCAGCCCCTGCAAACCTACCTCAGCCGGGCCGATACCGCCAACCTCACCAACCGGCAAGCGGCCCAGACCCGGGAAAAAGCCGCCCTGGGTGTGAAGGCTGCCCGCCAGCAGTACCTGCCCGACGTGTCGCTCACGGCCAACTACATCCGTATTCAGGGCTCCCCCATTCTGCCCCGCAACAGCCTGCTGGTGGGCGGGCTGCTGAACTGGAACATCTACGACTTTGGCGAGCGGCAGGCAGTGGTGGAGCAGCGCAAGTCGCAGCAGCGGCAGGCCCGGGAAAATGAGTTGTATACCCGCGAGGAAGTAGCCGGCGCGGTGCAGAAAGCCTACCGTCAGCTCGGCCAGGCCGCCGCCCTGGTCGCCGCCGCCCGCAAAGCCACTGACCTACGCGCCGCCGAATTAAAGATCAAGCAGGATGCCCTGGCCGCCGGCAAGGTGCTGCCCGTGGAAGTGCTCAGCACCCAGGCCACCCTCGCCAAAGCCCAGGCTGACTTGCTTGCGGCGCAGCTAAACCACCGCCTGGCCCTCTCGGAGCTGCTGCACGTAAGCGGCCAGCAGTAG